Sequence from the Oncorhynchus kisutch isolate 150728-3 linkage group LG12, Okis_V2, whole genome shotgun sequence genome:
tggagtggagctttctgttttcagtcttagaaaagttcaatatgggcccaaattttattaaatggatcaaatcactatactctcatccaaatgccatggtgactactaatggactgaactctgacagattccctctggaacggggcacaagacaagggtgctcgctgtccccgctgctctacttgttgggggCGGAGCCTCTGGCAGAGCTGATAAGGAGCAATCCAAGTATTATGGGTGTTTCTGCAGGTGGCCTGCAGCACAAGATTTCGCTTTACGCGGATGATGTTTTGCTCTACATATCCAACCCTGAgaaatccctccctctcattttagacacaattgctcagtatggcaagttttcaggttataagatcaattttaacaaatccactgtctgccctctcaatattacactcaccagctctatgaagacactttgtcctttccaatggaaaacacaggggtttcaatacctcgggatcttcataacaccagatctgaatagcctttttaaggaaaattatcttccactcctggaccgaatcaagaacgatctccaaacctggatctccctcccaattagcttagtaggaagaattaatgtaatccgtatgaacgtcctccctagactgaactacttatttcagatgctcccatgctatctcccagtttccttcttcaaaacaactaaccaaagcatcaccaaatttatatggggcaataaaaaacctaggatcaagttttccactctattgaaacctgaatctaagggtggtcttgcccttccctcccttcaattgtactactggtctgcccaaatccgcaacatgctataacatggatcacaaacagacaagagtcaacgtggattcagatagaagcccaatcctgtggttcattgcccttaagctcaattatattcattaataactttagtgCAGTGGGCAACATAGGCAaaacctttgtgatttacagcaccctactagcatggagggactgtaagaaatacctgggcatttcctcccaaatatgttctcactcgcctatagtaggcaagccagacttgccaaaagctctgagggatgccaactttaatctttggcatactctaggaatcaggaccttttcagacctatttcatcagaaaaccactacactgaaatcctttcaagagctctgcagtgaattcgATGTGCCAAGATCCCATTTTTTCaaatatcttcaaattagacatgtaatttcctcatttacctccaagaggaggtttagaactcagttgaatgaagttgaaacccttcttgtcacagcacaatccattaaaggCAAAATATCTTACATCTATAGACTCCTTTCTAAGAAAGGaagctcctcctttactcctttgaaaataatctgggaaaaggaccttggtctgactatcagtgatgagttatgggcggaggtttgcgacagggtatactgctcctctaccagtgtaaaaatgaaagaatctaattacacatttttttacaaattttattatactcctttgagactccatagaatgaaaacagatcacatttttttacaaattttattatactcctttgagactccatagaatgaaaacagatatgtctcctaactgtaaaagatgtacctctgaaagtggaacctatatgcatgtattttggagctgtagagagattgCCAGATTCTGGCAATCTGtacatactgctgcacagaaaatactagaggtacagtttgatatgaccccgtgtatctatcttcttaatgcccagcaggactttgttcttgatcctgacagagaaaatttgcttatgactattacatactttgctaagaaatgtattcttctaCTGTGGGCCTCAAATACccctcctacatttaaaatgtggattgaccagattgttgaccttcttcctcttgaaaagctcacttatgacctccacaagagacagcccaaatttgatagactctggtctccactattcaactatatttcaaactggacagagtgaacggggtgactagggaaatgcgcagatacatgttgtgtaaggtACTGTAAAACCTAAAAACGAATTATTGGCCCGTCGTCTCAGCGAATGCTTGAAATAGCTGATAAGaaccttgatagtgctgctgcaagtgttatgtttttttgtgttttaattttaattttgttTTTGAGtacgtgtgcgtatgtgtgtgtgtgtgtatatatatgtatgtatatgtgtgtgtgtatgtatgtgtatatatatatatatatatatatatatatatatatatatatatatatatatatatatatatgcaccaaggaaaataaatgcttttatttgactttatcattcatttgaattgtatttttattttttcaaatgtattataatttttttactttttatttttttaaagcctgtcacatctgtgaatgtggaatgtgtttttaaagcctgtcacatctgtgaatgtggaatgtgtttttaaagcctgtcacatctgtgaatgtggaatgtgtttttaaagcctgtcacatctgtgaatgtggaatgtgtttttaaagcctgtcacatctgtgaatgtggaatgtgtttttaaagcctgtcacatctgtgaatgtggaatgtgtttttaaagcctgtcacatctgtgaatgtggaatgtgtttttaaagcctgtcacatctgtgaatgtggaatgtgtttttaaagcctgtcacatctgtgaatgtggaatgtgtttttaaagcctgtcacatctgtgaatgtggaatgtgtttttaaagcctgtcacatctgtgaatgtggaatgtgtttttaaagcctgtcacatctgtgaatgtggaatgtgttttgttggttgattgaaaaacaagaaaacttaataaaactttaaattgaaaaaaaatatcctacaatgtgattttctggattttctttctccattttgtctgtcatagttaaagtgtacctatgatgaaaattacaggcctctctcatctttttaagtgggagaacatgcacaattggtggctgactaaatacttttttgccccactgtattgacAGCTTTTTCACGAGATTGCTTTCTTCTGCCTTTTTCGTAGATCCCCATGTTGTTGGACACTTCATCTCTACTAGGTCAGTCACTGAAAAACATGAGTGATTTGAATCTCTTCAAAAATCATCTGATCCATTGTTACCCAGAGTGCTTTGAGACCCAGCTGGACAATGAAGATGTTCGAGATTTGGTTGAGAAGATGCTGGAGAGTTTTGGAACCGAGGGTGCCTTGAAGATCACACTGAACTTTCTAGACATAAGAAGTAAGACTGCATTTCATACAAAGGATCAAAGAGGGTTACAACCACCATCTCTTACACTTCAACCTCCATATCTCGAAATCACTTCTAATGAGCAGTGTCTTGATAATCTAGTTTCACTTTTGAACTACTGTATCTTCTTGTTTTGTGGTAACTGATATCAATTGTATTCTTTTCCTAGATAAAACTCTTTGGAAAGCCAGGGAAATTAAAACTAAACTGGGGCAGAAGTTTCAACAAATATTTCAAGGAATTGGACACCATGGAAAGCAAACTCTCTTAAATGAcatctacacagagctctacatcacagaaGGTGGAAGTGGAgaggtcaataatgaacatgaggtGAGACATATCGAGGCGGTTTCTAAGGAACAAACCACACAAAAGACCGCAATCAAATGCAACAACATCTTCAAAAGGTTACCTGGACAAAGAAAACCTATCAGGACTGTGCTGACCAAAGGAAtcgctggcattggaaaaacagttTCTGTGCAGAAGTTCATCCTTGACTGGGCAGAGGGAAAAGCAAATCAAGATATTCATTTCATATTTCCTCTTCCTTTCCGTGACCTTAACCTGAAAAAGGGTCAATATAGTCTGATGCAACTTCTGCAATACTACTGCCCAGATCTAAAAGATATTGACAGCATCCAGTGTGGTGAAATCAAAACTCTTTTCATTTTTGACGGTCTGGATGAGTGTCGACATCCTCTAAATTTCCAGAACAATGAGGACCTGTATGACATCACAGAGCCAACCTCAGTGGATGTGCTGCTGACAAACCTCATCAAAGGGAATCTGCTTCCCTCGTCTCATCTCTGGATAACCACACGACCAGCAGCAGCCAATCAGATACCCTTTGAGTGTGTTCACCAGGTGACCGAAGTAAAAGGTTTCAGtgacccacagaaggaggagtacttcaggaagaTAATCGGTGATGaggacctggccagcagaatcatcACACAGATGAAGACATCAAAAAGCCTCTACATCATGTGCCACATGCCAGTCTTCTGTTGGATATCAGCCACTGTCCTTGAAACAATGCTAAAAGAAACAAAGAATGTCGAAGTCCCCAAATCTCTGACACAGATGAACACCCACTTCCTGCTCATCCAAACCAGTGTGAAAAACAAAAAGTACAACAAAGCCACAGAGAAAAACCCTAAGAAACTGTCTCAGTCAGACAAAGGCATGATCCTGAAACTAGGAAAGCTGGCTTTCCAACAGTTGCAGAAGGGCAACCTTATCTTCTATGAGGAAGACCTGACAGAGTGTGGCATCGATGTCACAGAGGCATCAGAGTACTCAGCCTTGTGTACAGAAATGTTTAAAGACAAATGTGGGCTATATGAAGACAAGATCTTCAGCTTTGTGCATCTGAGCATTCAAGAGTTTCTGGCAGCAGTATATGCTTTAGAGTCATGGCTGGGGAAGTCTGAAAATGTGTTTGATGAATCATTCAAGTGTGACAAGTTGTCTGACTTACACATGAGTGCAGTGGACAAAGCCTTGCAGAGTAAGAATGGACACCTAGACCTGTTCCTTCGATTTcttctgggcctctcactggagtccaatcagaatCTCTTAAAAGGCCTTCTGACAAGGAGAGGAGGTCAAACACCGAGCATTGAGGAAACATTCAAGTACCTTTCAGACAAGATTAAGATGGAATCCTCACCAGAAAGGATCATCAACttgttccactgtctgaatgaactTGGGGATAACTCTGTAGTTGAAGAGATCCAGACCTCCCTGCGATCAGGAACTCTTTCAGAAACAAAGCTACAACCTCACCAATGTTCAGCCCTGGCCTTTGTGTTACTGATGTCAGAGGGGGTGCTGGATGAGTTTGACCTGAAGACATATAACACATCAGTGGAAGGTCGTCTGAGGTTGCTGCCGGTAGTGAAAACCTGCAAGAAAGCATCGTAAGTTGTGTTGTATAATGAGATGCCGGACACCTGACATTAAACTCAGAAAATATAGGTGTAGATTGACCATCATCTGAGCTACTCTAAACATTGCATTTGTTTGAAGTAAGAGACTCCTTTTTCATTGTGTTTATgcatttcatattattattattattaaggttTTGAATATCTAAAAGTGTAATACATCTCTTTAGACTGGCTGACTGTGACCTCACATATCCATCCTGTTGGACTCTGGCCTCAGCCCTGCGGACACCAAACTGCCCCCTGACAGAGCTAGACCTCAGCTACAATGACCTGGGAGACAGAGGAGTGAAGCTGCTATTCAGTCCACTCCACAACATACAGACACTTATGTgagcatcctgtgtgtgtgtgtgtgtgtgtgtgtgtgtgtgtgtgtgtgtgtgtgtgtgtgtgtgtgtgtgtgtgtgtgtgtgtgtgggtgtgggtgtgtgtgtgtatataatgttcaAGTGTGTCCTCCTTTCCACTACAGTCTAGGTCCATGTGGTCTGACAGAGGGTTGCTGTTCATATCTGGCCTCAGTCCTGAGTGCACCCAACTCACAACTGAAACAACTGGAGCTGAGATACAACAACCTGCACGACTCAGGAGTTACACTGCTGTGTGCTGGACTGAAGGATCCAAACTGCAAACTGCAGACActagggtatgtgtgtgtgtgtgcgctgcatGCACATGTTTGTTTATGTTCATGTactattgtgtgtgcgtgtgtgtgagtaagaTTGTGTTAGCTATACAATGTTCCTCTACTCCCTCCAGCCTAAGTCAGTGTGGTCTGACAGAGGGTTGCTGTTCAGATCTGGCCTCAGTCCTGAGTGCACCCAACTCACAACTGAAACAACTGGAGCTGAGAGACAACGACCTGCAGGATTCAGGAGTTACACTGCTTTCTGATGGTCTGGTGGATCCAAACTGTAAACTACAGAAActagggtaagtgtgtgtgtgtgcacgtgtgcaggCACGTGTGTGTGTTAGGGCTAGTGTTGCACAGTTTACCAAACGTAGGTGCTTTTTCGATACTTAACATGGAAAATGGTTCTGTTCTTACTTTCCTCCGGCCTGccccacttagcctgcactgtgCTGCATTATGTTAGCAccccacttagcctgcactgtgctgcatcatgttagcaccccacttagcctgcactgtgCTGCATTATGTTAGCAccccacttagcctgcactgtgctgcatcatgttagcaccccacatagcctgcactgtgctgcatcatgttagcaccccacttagcctgcactgtgctgcatcatgttagcaccccacttagcctgcactgtgCTACATCATGTTAGCAccccacttagcctgcactgtgctgcatcatgttagcaccccacatagcctgcactgtgctgcatcatgttagcaccccacttagcctgcactgtgCTGCATTATGTTAGCAccccacttagcctgcactgtgCTACATCATGTTAGCACCCCACATAGCCTGCACtgtgctgcatcatgttagcaccccacttagcctgcactgtgCTGCATTATGTTAGCAccccacttagcctgcactgtgCTACATCATGTTAGCACCCCACATAGCCTGCACtgtgctgcatcatgttagcacCCCACTTAACCTGCACTGTGCTGCATCATGTTAGTTccccacttagcctgcactgtgctgcatcatgttagctccccacttagcctgcactgtgctgcatcatgttagctccccacttagcctgcactgtgctgcatcatgttagcaccccacttagcctgcactgtgctgcatcatgttagctccccacttagcctgcactgtgctgcatcatgttagcacCCCACTTAACCTGCACtgtgctgcatcatgttagcaccccacttagcctgcactgtgctgcatcatgttagcaccccacttagcctgcactgtgctgcatcatgttagcacCCCACTTAACCTGCACtgtgctgcatcatgttagcacCCCACTTAACCTGCACtgtgctgcatcatgttagcacCCCACTTAACCTGCACtgtgctgcatcatgttagcacCCCACTTAACCTGCACtgtgctgcatcatgttagcacCCCACTTAGCCAGcactgggctgcatcatgttagcacCCCACTTAACCTGCACtgtgctgcatcatgttagctgcCCACTTAGCCAGcactgggctgcatcatgttagctccccacttaGCCAGcactgggctgcatcatgttagctccccacttagcctgcactgggctgcatcatgttagctccccacttaACCTGCACtgtgctgcatcatgttagctgcCCACTTAGCCAGCACTGGGCTGCATTATGTTAGCTCCCCACTTAGCCAGcactgggctgcatcatgttagctccccacttaGCCAGcactgggctgcatcatgttagcacCCCACTTAGCCAGcactgggctgcatcatgttagctccccacttaGCCAGcactgggctgcatcatgttagctccccacttaGCCAGcactg
This genomic interval carries:
- the LOC109901130 gene encoding NACHT, LRR and PYD domains-containing protein 3 gives rise to the protein MSLSGEREEGTAASKMSLSGERGEGSAASKMSLPQDISSESVQHHRAESPTPSLLSMKSDNSMFLPPTFNQETQTADKGGLTIDLCALCGRGPKDQVSIPGGHSYCKQCISVLVSPKPLQHQHSESSHHYAGPGDVACDLYTEKKLKAVRSCLNCTASYCESHVRQHYIVAALRKHTLVEVTGNLEQELCQLHHKALEVFCKTDQILVCNVCAVEDHRGHRKCYIEIPMLLDTSSLLGQSLKNMSDLNLFKNHLIHCYPECFETQLDNEDVRDLVEKMLESFGTEGALKITLNFLDIRNKTLWKAREIKTKLGQKFQQIFQGIGHHGKQTLLNDIYTELYITEGGSGEVNNEHEVRHIEAVSKEQTTQKTAIKCNNIFKRLPGQRKPIRTVLTKGIAGIGKTVSVQKFILDWAEGKANQDIHFIFPLPFRDLNLKKGQYSLMQLLQYYCPDLKDIDSIQCGEIKTLFIFDGLDECRHPLNFQNNEDLYDITEPTSVDVLLTNLIKGNLLPSSHLWITTRPAAANQIPFECVHQVTEVKGFSDPQKEEYFRKIIGDEDLASRIITQMKTSKSLYIMCHMPVFCWISATVLETMLKETKNVEVPKSLTQMNTHFLLIQTSVKNKKYNKATEKNPKKLSQSDKGMILKLGKLAFQQLQKGNLIFYEEDLTECGIDVTEASEYSALCTEMFKDKCGLYEDKIFSFVHLSIQEFLAAVYALESWLGKSENVFDESFKCDKLSDLHMSAVDKALQSKNGHLDLFLRFLLGLSLESNQNLLKGLLTRRGGQTPSIEETFKYLSDKIKMESSPERIINLFHCLNELGDNSVVEEIQTSLRSGTLSETKLQPHQCSALAFVLLMSEGVLDEFDLKTYNTSVEGRLRLLPVVKTCKKASLADCDLTYPSCWTLASALRTPNCPLTELDLSYNDLGDRGVKLLFSPLHNIQTLILGPCGLTEGCCSYLASVLSAPNSQLKQLELRYNNLHDSGVTLLCAGLKDPNCKLQTLGLSQCGLTEGCCSDLASVLSAPNSQLKQLELRDNDLQDSGVTLLSDGLVDPNCKLQKLGLSQCGLTEGCCSYLASVLSAPNSQLKQLELRDNHLQDSGVTLLSDGLADPNCELQTLGLSGCEVTGEGCAALASALRSNPSHLRELDLSYNHPGDSAGGLLSAGKGDPTCKLMKLNVDHGAECRLVSGLRKYACQLTMDPNTANAHLLLSEENRKVTRVDKEQHYEDHPDRFKWHPQVLCREGLSGSRYYWEVMWDCGEPDIGVTYKGMSRMGWGSDSWIGQNTKSWSLNCAGGGYYYFYNAGGNITFFRGPVLHRVGVYLDWPAGTLSFYSVSFGKQKHLHTFYTTFTEPLYPGFWIYPHSSLST